In the Ricinus communis isolate WT05 ecotype wild-type chromosome 3, ASM1957865v1, whole genome shotgun sequence genome, TGGCATAactacttttaaaaatttagaacaCGATATTAGAGAAATATActaattagaatataattaatcatatttagataatataatacgttataattatattacatattattattattattattatagataaataaattaacaaaatgatGGACTGTATGATTCTACcagtaattaaaagaaataatttgagttaaaaaaaatatctggATAAATTAGTGTTAATTTAGTGGAacacaaaaaatttaaatactttaatGAATGCATGTGGTCATGTTTTGCATGAATTGGTTAAGGGTATGAGCTAATTATGTCTATTTGAAAAAGTGCACTCtataattaatgaaaagaaagaaggtacttagaattttaaaagataataatattgtatcatataaaagatattttttgtcattttttaattatttttaaaattttcccTATTTTTACACTTATTTATGACAGTAGTATATATGGTAtgccaaaaaaatttaaaaataaaagaagaagtaatattattttatattgctaaaagaataatttcaatctttttcttaattgatttttgtaaATGATGATAGAAATAGATAGTAATTTGTATGaaacaaaatagaatataataagttcaaaaacttaactaaaatttgttaatgattaaattctttaattgtGTTGATTAAAGCTAAAACTTAAAATGAGAAACATTTTAATTAaggaacataaaaaaattaagagatttcATAATAATTGACCCTATTATAACATCATATACAAACAAGACAAAAAgtttaaacaataatttaaatattaatttttaaataaattgccatgtcagtttttatttttaaattattttattattatataaacaaTAATAGATCCAATTATAAACATTTACATGTGACGCAGGTGAGTAAAAAAACTAGTATAACGAAAATAATAAGTTTCTTTGTCCAGTAGCTGCATCTGTTTTGGTATGCCTTGAATAAGGACTAAAACAAAATACTATTCATAAAAGAgtactatttaaaatattttgtatgTTTCAATAATATACTATTTGAGATAAAGAAGACACTCGACCAGTTTTCTTTGGCTCAGTGGTTTGTTCACTTAGACTCATTCTCAAACCTTACACCCAAAGGTGATGTCGCAGCTTCACTAGTTGCTACATCACCACCAACAAATCCATCCATCTAAATCAGAAAGGTTTTCTAACTAAATATTGGTCTAGTTCACAGCTAATTCGATTCAACCGGCCAATCTTGTCCGAGTCTAAAACCCCTGGTTAAATCTCATTAGATTAAATTTCTACGAGCAAGTTAGATCTCCTCTATGAAGCACGTAAAATGGGCGAAGTCCTGTCATTTGTAAAGATGATGCAAAGCATGTCATTgtgattgattgattgaatgaTCATCCAAGACAAAGGTGCATGAGCATATTTGCTTTCTATCCATATGATCAAAGTTTCAAGATGATTATGAATAATTTGCTACCCTTTCAATGCTTCAATTTATAATCCATAATCAGTTCAATGCAATCTGGAGGGTTAggagatgaaaagaaaaaagaaaaaggagctGTACTACTCTGCTAATAAAACCAATGAAGTGAATCAAAGATTGTAATAACTTTCTCATGATATGACCAGACCGAAACCTTAATACGTATCCTAACAATAacattgtaaaattaaaacttaatacCCTATTGTCCATCTGAAGAAATTGTTCACATTAACCTGCATTGGGTTTTCACCGACTATTCCGGTGATGAACCGTGATCATAAAGTACTTGATCAAAGATCATCCTTACCAGCAATGCCTAGAAGATCAGCCAGTTCTCCACTTTCGTAAGCTTCCACAGTATCTGTTACCAAGACATCACATGCATTACCTGGTGAATTTTTGACAAAAAGTCTTTTTGCATCCAAAGGACAACACAAATGTTTGCATTTATCCCACAAGAATTAGAACTTACCATCAGAGCCACCAATGTGCTTTCCGTCAATGAAAACCTGAGGAACAGTACGCCTTCCAACAATTTTGCTCAGAGCATCCTGAATGTTCTGTCCATCATCTGCAACACAAATAAAACCAGATTTAAGTTACTTATGGCTTCAATTATACAATCATTAAAGTAAAAACTACACCAAGCCATGCATTTACTTTCATTGTTTGAACACGAGCtccatcaagaaaataattgaacGAACACCGCTATGAAGGATGAGTATACTTATTGGATTTGTCTCCCAAGCAATTCATGTTAGTTTGAGTTTACTGAGCATAAATGCAATATAATCCAACTATGATAGATAACAAAGCGCCTATGCACATGCCAATAATAAAACAGCAAAGCTGAAAAAAAGAATCAGGACATTTTACAcagaataataaaagaatgcaCATTCCAACAATTAGGAAGCAATAATCAATCCTATGACTTCTCTAAGTTTTTGGTGCAATCCATGAAATGAAGTACAAAAGTCAGTGAACAAACCTCTCTCATCAAGCTCAACAACATGAGGTATCTGGTTCAACTGTTTGAAAACAGCTTTTGCCCTCTTACAGTATCTGCAGAATAcacacaaaatcacaattgtaAAACAcccataaattaatttaaccaAATCCcaaaatattttccattttggatctgaaatataaaattttaaataccCCTATAATGTTTGTTGCAAATCCGAACGATTGACATCCAAACATATCACTAAAGTAGTAGTTAAAATAGATCTTGACAAATTCTGaaggaaacaaaaagaaaaaagcagcaattttgtttaattttttatgatttctatAAATCTAAGCAGAGTGAGAGGTGTACGGGCAGTAGGACTTGGAGAAGATGACGATCTTGTGGGAAGAGATGGTTTTCTTGACGAAAGCAGAGTCACTCCCGGTGGCGGCAGATGCCCAGCTCAGAGATGTTGCAATTACTGTTATTGTAGCTGCTGCTACCAATATCGATGATGCTCTTATCCTTCCCATTGCCATTGAATACATACAGTCTGCAACAGTATTATGAATGAGAATTGATGTGTTTGGCAATGGAATGCAAGCCTTAAGGTCAGTTTGATGATGTTCTCGTtgggttttttattttttatttttagtgttAAACTTTCTATCAGTTGTTACCATtgtttgtattctttttttagaaattgtaaaatttatttgagaCTTTCTTCAACATCTGCTCATTGCTGCAAATAGAGATATACCCCCAACTTGTTGATTTGAGAtgggtttatttattatccaGCTCGAcccaattaaaattattaaaattatttgaataaaattgaatttttattttttatatttataatttaaatctttttagtatttatttttataacgagtataaaaatttaataaatataaatttataatttattttatattttaatttattataaagtaaaCTTTATTGTAGAACTAtcgtatattttataaattttatttaaacagataaaattaaatagatatcATTATGAAATATCAAATTACTATGAgctaattcataatttattagcaTTAAGGAACTAACAAGTTAaggttttaaatttattttatttatgagtaagtttagattaatttgttattatccattttattctaatatatgaaaattttgactttaatattaataaatgacCTCATCAGTGTATTAGTAAGCCAATTAAgtattcttttcatatttatttaaatattatttattttattatattaattttttattaaaatcaggttctaaataactaaaaattaagagACAGTTATTTTGTAGCCTTAACTACGAGATATAATGACatgataattttatctttatattttttattttatttaaatttatatgtatgaaagtaaaatttttaatttagttttcttttcttaacttttctatgatttttaaaatatttttacattttaatatattaatcaattacaaaagatatttaaattaaaaacatattttattaagtatagttaattttttatttaaatatttaataatttaaattttaatgctaggtTACAAATCTTTCAATAAAGCATTCAATACTTGTAActatcaattattaaatactttttatattcctaaaataagtatcaaattaatttaaaaattattattaaactcTTTGTTGAAAACTCATTTTTATCTGAATCcatcttataattaaattaacaaattttagttaattaattttttatttatgaattgaagAAGATGTCAATTTTGAATAGTTTAAGCttctagattttatttttatttcttttcaagatAAAAGGTACAGTGAAAATGAATGGTAATAATATTGCAagggaatttgaaaagaataaaaataaagtgtaaaaaaatattgatcgaaatattaaaagaaaattttgtctatattttattatacaaaaAGTCATCTAAAgtatacaaatatttatattaaagttaatgactttctttttatttttaaaaggaatgattttttacatattaatttatttgtataagctttataaaaattatatttaaacaacctaagttttatagaattttaaaagtagttagcattaaatatctaattatttttgtgaagatttttaagattgttattattgaatactaatttttttgtatattaagataaaatatttaaataataaattaatttaaatttattcagtaaataaaataaattaaaaaattggcTCGTTAGTTCCTTAGTGTTAATACATTATGAGCTAACTCatattaatctaatattttataaagctACCTAATTTTAtctgttaaaataaaatcaaaattttactattatatataaaagaacaaTTGCTTTGTGTAGCGTTGATTTTCACTTTGCGGGTATTGCAGCTGTAGCTGACACTATAGCATGGCTGTTTGGTCAGCCATCAGTGGACGCTAATCTGTATTTGACACCACTTAACTCCTGGGATTTGCTCAGCACTATGATAATTACTGTTTCTATATGCCAGCTCTTGCTTATGGATAGACTGTTTTCAAAAGGAACTAGCTCTTTCAATCTGGTCTTTTTCCTGATAAAGATACTTGTAGAAGTAAAGCTACATCAGAGAACTATTTGATCAGTTAACAAATATAAGTTTCATGTGGGCATCAGAATCAATCTAACATAGGAGACCTAACCTTTATCCTAGTTTAATAACCAAACAGAGTAGCGAGCAGAGCCAAGTTTTGAATTTCATTCGACTATGGTGATAATCTCCACAAGGAAAACATAACCAATATTCATTTGATTAAGTTAATCAAGTCGGCTGCTTTTTAAAGAGCGTGCCAATTGCTCGAGCATGTAATTTCTTGAAAGCCCTTCTACGCTATATATGGATTACTTGCAAAGTTAAAGCTGATTTTAGGTTGTACGTTTGTACATAACTTACTGTTGCTTAGTCTTTGCTTTCTTCAGGTTactaattttcataattgGTTTTCTTTATGCATTGAGGACAAAGGAAGTGTAGGTAATGTCAGattatcatttaaagaagATGGACACATGTTGTCACTTTTAAATGCTGCAATATCTATTATCAACTCCTGCAATGGAACAATTGGAAAATGTTTCTAGAAATCTATGTGCAACTTCCTTGGAATTTTTTAAGAAGTTATGGGAGAAAGTACAAGTCAAATATTACTTGACTACTCTTTGATAtccattttatatatgaacTTACCTACAAGCATTGGGATAATTTGCAATTTGGCAGAAAGCATTTTCAGGCTATCTACTAGTACGGTCCCTATAAATTTGCTCCTTTTCCATCTGTTTCAATCAAGAGCAGAGTTTTTGGTTGGTGAACATTGGTACTTTGTTTCTGAAACGTTCTTGTTATCCCTTGGGAAGCATCATCCTTTCTTGCCATAAGGCCCTCAGCGTCTTTAATTGAGTTGGATGACGTTTTCAGCCAAATTGcagaatttttaattcatgTCGAATCACTTTATACATTTCTTTCTCCTATGCTTCGGAGTTTCACTTCTTATCAGTCTATTGCTTTAGATGAATTAGACATCTTAAATATCCTGGAGAATGTAAGAAATGAATTGGGTAGCTTTATAATCTACCATCATAACAAATGGGTACTAAGAACATAGAAACAACCAAAAAGGGAGGTGCAATTTTTTTCTGGAGAATGTGCACCCATGTGGCATTAAGAATCCCCGTGTTCTCTCTCATGCTGATATTATGAAATGTGAAGAAGCATACACGAAGCTTACACAATTGCTTTGTGTAGCGTTGATTTTCACATTGCGGGTATTGCAGCTGTAGCTGATACTATAGCATGTCTATTTGGTCTGTTGGATAAGCTTCAATAACGTCGAGCTCAAGACATCCGTAACAAGTCGGTTAAAGGATACGATAGGCTAAATAAGGAACATAGctatttctattaaaaaaagaaaaaagtagtTTTCCATTACGTATAGAAATAGGAGTTTGTTCAATGAGAATTTGCTATATAAGGAGATGCCGAGTTGTGGTATCCCTCAAGAAAAAGCATTAGCTTTGTGTTTAGTTTTTAGAGAAGATTTTCTAAACATCAATAAAAAGGtagttttttattcaaatgCTAAGTGCTTAAGAAACTatatttggtatcagagctgcAGGATAAGTCGATCCTAACAGCCTCTCGTTAAACACCAATACGAAGATCATACGAACGTATTCTCGTCGTAACCGAACTATGGGAGACGACGTCGCAACACGGCCAAAAGAATTCACGCCTTCGTCAATTCAATGTCCTATACTAAACGCCACAAATTATACGGTATGGGCAATGAGAATGAAGGTGTTGATGAAGATATATAAAGTTTGGGACACAATCGAACCTGGAACGGCAGATGCAGATAAAAACAATATCGCCATTGGATTATTGTTTCAAGCAATCCCGGAGTCTCTTGTCTTACAAGTCGGTGAGAGAGAGACCTCAAAGGAGATATGGGATGCAATTAAATCTCGTCATCTAGGTGCTGATCGTGTCAAGGAAGCAAGGCTCCAAACCCTAATATCAGAGTTTGAGAGAGTTAAGATGAACGACACAGATACAATAGATAACTTTGCTGGAAAGTTATCCGAGATTGCATCTAAATCAGCCTCACTTGGACAAACGATTGAGAAAACCAAACTTGTGAAGAAATTTCTCAATGGTCTACCAAGAAGCAAGTACATTCATATCATAGCAGCCCTCAAACAGATTCTAGATTTAAAATCTACGGAATTTGAAGATATTGTTGGAAGACTAAAGGCCTATGAAGAACGTATTGTTGATGAGGAGAACCATGGAGAAACGCAAAACAAATTGTTATACTCAAACTCCGAAGATCACAGTTCTACGTCGTCACGAGGAAAAGGACGTGGAAGAGGAGGAAGAGGAAACAAGAGACGAGGCAGAGGAAGGACCAACACACAAGAACGAGAAACAAATCACAGTGATCAAAGCcgagggaaagaaaaaaaggatagatcaaaaataatttgttatcGTTGTGACAAGTCTGGCCACTTCGCCTCCGTATGTCCGGAGAGGACACAAAGGACGcaagaaacaaataaagtGGAGACAGAAGAAGCTGAGATAGCACTTTATATGCATGAAATTGTGTTTTTGAATGAAGAGAGAATAATACCAACGAACTACGATACCAAcaagaaggaagaaggagTTTGGTATCTTGATAATGGAGCTAGTAACCACATGACTGGTAACAAGACGTTCTTTTCGGAGCTCAACGAGAACATAAAGGGCAAGGTAAAGTTCGGAGATGGATCGTGCGTTGAAATAGGAGGGAAGGGATCAATCCTGTTTCAAAGCAAAACCGATGAGCAAAAACTTGTTACAGACATCTATTACATTCCCGCACTCAAGAGCAACATCCTAAGTTTAGGACAAGCTACGGAAGTCGGGTGTGATGTAAGGATGAAAGAAGATTACTTAACGCTTCATGATTCAAGAGGGAGACTGCTggtaaaagttaaaagagCACCAAATCGTCTCTACAAGACAAGTCTAGAGATCGGAGAACCAATATGCTTACACACGAGAATAGGAGATGATACATGGAGGTGGCATGCAAGGTTAGGACATATAAgctttaaaaaaatcaatgcTATGTCCAAACAAGAGATGGTTCATGGCTGAAaattagagaagaaaaaagtaCGTAGTCGTGTTTGGTTGGAAAACAAAGTCGTCAACCATTTCCCAAGACAACCATGTTCCGAGCATCTAAACCTTTAGAACTACTCCACGCAGACTTGTGCGGACCTATAACACCACCAACCAGTGCGCATAACAAATACATATTTGTTATCATAGATGATTTTTCAAGATACATGTGGACTATCTTGATGAAAGAGAAGAGTGAAGCATTTGGTAGGTTCAAGGCGTTTAAAGGTTTAGTAGAGAAAGATCTTGGTAAATCAATCATAACTCTTAGAACTGATAGAGGAGGTGAGTTCACTTCAAGAGAGTTCACTGAGTTTTGTGAAGAAAGTGGGATCAGAAGACATCTCACAGCATCATACACACCGCAGCAAAACGGTGTGGTGGAGAGAAGAAATAGGACCTTGTTAGAGATGACAAGGAGCATTCTCAAGGCAATGAAGGTACCAAACTACTTATGGGGAGAAGCAATACGCCATTCTACATACGTAATCAACAGAGTACCAACAAGAGCACTTGAGAACATGACCCCGTACGAATGCTTGCGAGAGAAGAAACCGAACCTAGCACATTTAAGAGTTTTCGGGTGTCTAGCTCACTCAAAGGTTGAACCCGCAAATCTCAAGAAGTTAGATGAAAGATCAAAACCATTGGTGCATCTTGGGATTGAGCCAGGATCCAAGGCATATAGACTCTATAATCCAACAACACGAAAGGTTATAGTAAGTCGCAATGTGGTGTTTGATGAGAAGACTAGTTGGAATTGGAATGAAACAAAAGATGGACCAAGCAGGGATCCGGGGATGTTTTATGTCAGATGGGGTGAAGTTGTTGATACAGGAGACGGACCTACTGTAATCGGAAACAATCAACATCAAGATCATGATGAAACCGAAAGTAATGAGTCCAATGATGACGAAAATCATCATGAACAAGGAGGTGACAACAATATGGATGATCAACAAGAGAATGAAGAGCAACCACTAAGAAGATCAACGCGTCAAGTCACTCAACCTGGTTATCTTAATGATTATGTCCTTCAAGCAGCAGTAGAATGTGAGAAACTTCTACTGTCAATAAATGATGAGCCAAGGTGTTACAAAGAAGcaaagaatttattaaagtGGAGATAAGCATGCGTAGAAGAGATTAGTTCAATCAACAAAAACAAGACATGGAATCTAACTGATAAACCGAGTGGGGTAAAAGTGATTGGACTCAAGTGGATtttcaagatcaagaaaaaTGCGATGGTACTATCAACAAGTACAAGGCTCGACTTGTAGCAAAGGGATATGTACAAGAATCCGGCATAGATTTTGATGAAGTATTCGCATTGCACGTTTAGAGACCATACGATTGTTGGTTGGGTTAGCGGCATCACATGGATGGGAAACTCATCACTTAGATGTGAAAACAGCGTTCTACATGGAGAATTAAGAGAAGATGTGTATGTTGAGCAACTTTGAAGGATTTGAAGTAAAAGGTGAAGAACACAAGGTGTACAAACTTACAAAAGCATTGTACGGCTTGAGACAAGCTCCTCGAGCTTGGAATACAAAGTTAGATCAAATCCTAAAGGGAATGGGATTCATCAAATGCCCAAAAGAAACATCCGTGTACCGCAAGGAAGAAGGAGGAAATCTTCTCATAATTGCAATCTACGTAGATGACCTATTTGTGACCGGCAATACACTCAAGGTCATAAGAGAATTCAAGATTGGGATGTCAACAAAGTTTGAAATGTCGGATCTCGGGAAACTCACTTACTATCTCGGAATAGAAGTGATGCAAACCAAAGATGGGATCGAAATAAAACAAGAAGGTTATGCAAGAAAGATCTTGAGAGAAGCTGGCTTAGAAACATGCAATCCAACTCAAGTTCCCATGGAGTTCGGACTGAAGGTTTCAAAGGCACAAGATGAAGAAGAGATAGACTCTACGTGGTATCGAAGGAACGTAGGATGCTTAAGGTATCTCTTACACTCACGACCAGACTTGGCATTTTCCGTTGGAGTTGCTAGCAGATATATGCAAAATCCTCGTAAGTCACATGGTGATATACTTAAGCATATCCTACGGTACCTAAAGGGAACAGTTGCATTCGGGCTGAAGTTTGATCGTGGAGGATCAAAGAAAATCATTGGGTTTAGTGATAGTAGTCACAACATTGATCAAGATGATGGAAGAAGCA is a window encoding:
- the LOC8289114 gene encoding glutaredoxin-C4 — translated: MYSMAMGRIRASSILVAAATITVIATSLSWASAATGSDSAFVKKTISSHKIVIFSKSYCPYCKRAKAVFKQLNQIPHVVELDERDDGQNIQDALSKIVGRRTVPQVFIDGKHIGGSDDTVEAYESGELADLLGIAGKDDL